A stretch of the Medicago truncatula cultivar Jemalong A17 chromosome 5, MtrunA17r5.0-ANR, whole genome shotgun sequence genome encodes the following:
- the LOC11415487 gene encoding putative receptor-like protein kinase At4g00960, which yields MRFIISCSFLFAIIIILILCYETIAQTDFTPSCADDNSNYTKNSTYQQNLNTLLSTLTSNTEITYGFYNFSFGEDNNKVYAIGLCRGDVNPNDCRSCLNNSRVLLTQNCPNKKEAIGRINKCMLRYSNRLIFGLMETFPDFSIPNPFNATDVGKYNQVVGKLLYDLKTEAATGDSMKKYATRNVTGPNFQDIYSLMQCTPDLSYLDCNQCLDQAIASLPSCCVNKVGGRAIRPSCNLRYENYRFYERNAQPPPPTSPSTNHTSSQGKDHTSRTAIIIAIPIVIIVLVVCFICIYLRLRVKKPRKTNQKYGNISVPSENDEIRNFESLQFNFDTVKVATNDFSDSNKLGEGGFGAVYQGTLSNGQVIAVKRLSMNSGQGDLEFKNELILMAKLQHQNLVRLLGFTIEGRERLLVYEFVPNKSLDYFIFDPTKKAQLDWEKRYKIIKGIARGVLYLHEDSRLRIIHRDLKAGNILLDENMNAKISDFGMARLILVDQTQENTSSVVGTYGYMAPEYVMHGEFSVKSDVFSFGVLVLEIISGLKNSGTHHGEITEDLLSFVWKSWREGTTTNIIDSSLFDDSSRNEIMRCIHIGLLCVQDNVARRRTMATIVLLISSNSLTLPIPSEPAFFMDSRTVSLPEMRLCEENSGTTRSSQSTTKSAPVSVNEASFTDPYPR from the exons ATGAGATTTATAATTTCTTGTAGTTTCCTCTTTgccataataataatattaatcctATGTTATGAAACCATAGCTCAGACAGATTTTACTCCATCATGTGCTGATGATAATAGCAACTACACAAAAAACAGCACATATCAACAAAACCTCAACACACTTTTATCAACTCTAACTTCCAACACAGAAATCACCTACGGTTTCTACAACTTCTCATTCGGCGAAGACAACAACAAAGTATACGCCATAGGATTATGCAGAGGAGATGTTAATCCAAATGATTGCCGCAGTTGTCTTAACAATTCAAGAGTTCTTCTAACACAAAATTgtccaaacaaaaaagaagcaaTTGGTAGGATTAACAAATGCATGCTGCGTTACTCAAACCGGTTGATATTTGGACTAATGGAAACATTCCCTGATTTTTCTATTCCGAATCCATTCAATGCAACAGATGTGGGTAAGTACAATCAAGTGGTAGGGAAATTGTTGTATGATTTGAAAACTGAAGCTGCAACTGGTGATTCTATGAAAAAATATGCTACAAGAAACGTAACtggtccaaattttcaagatATATATAGTCTTATGCAGTGTACACCTGATTTAAGTTATTTGGATTGCAATCAATGTTTGGATCAAGCTATAGCTAGTCTTCCATCTTGTTGTGTAAATAAGGTGGGTGGGAGAGCTATTAGACCAAGTTGTAATCTTAGATATGAAAATTATAGGTTCTATGAACGTAATGCTCAACCTCCGCCACCTACTTCACCATCGACCAATCACACTTCCTCTCAAG GAAAGGATCACACATCCAGAACTGCCATTATCATAGCAATCCcaattgttattattgttttggtggtctgttTCATCTGCATTTATCTACGACTACGTGTGAAGAAACCAAGGAAAACTAATCAAA AATATGGCAATATCTCAGTTCCTTcagaaaatgatgaaattagAAACTTTGAGTCATTACAATTCAACTTTGACACTGTAAAAGTTGCTACAAATGACTTCTCTGATTCTAATAAACTTGGCGAAGGCGGATTTGGAGCTGTTTATCAG GGTACGCTCTCTAATGGACAAGTGATTGCCGTCAAAAGGTTGTCCATGAATTCTGGCCAAGGAGATCTGGAATTTAAGAATGAATTAATCTTGATGGCTAAACTTCAACATCAAAATTTAGTTAGGTTACTTGGTTTTACTATCGAAGGGAGAGAAAGACTACTAGTCTATGAATTTGTTCCCAATAAAAGTCTTGACTACTTCATATTTG ATCCTACAAAGAAAGCACAATTAGATTGGGAAAAACGCTACAAAATCATTAAAGGTATTGCTCGAGGTGTTCTCTATCTTCATGAGGATTCTCGACTACGCATTATACACCGTGATCTCAAAGCAGGCAATATTCTCTTAGATGAAAACATGAATGCTAAGATATCAGATTTCGGCATGGCAAGACTAATTCTTGTGGATCAAACACAAGAAAATACAAGTAGTGTTGTTGGAACTTA CGGGTATATGGCACCTGAGTATGTAATGCATGGAGAATTTTCAGTAAAATCAGATGTCTTCAGTTTTGGTGTACTAGTTCTTGAGATTATAAGTGGCCTAAAGAATAGTGGCACTCATCATGGGGAAATTACGGAGGATCTATTGAGCTTT GTATGGAAAAGTTGGAGGGAAGGAACAACTACAAATATTATAGATTCATCACTATTCGACGACAGTTCAAGAAATGAAATCATGAGATGCATTCATATTGGGTTACTTTGTGTGCAAGACAATGTAGCTAGAAGACGAACCATGGCTACCATTGTACTTCTGATAAGTAGCAATTCTCTCACTCTCCCTATACCTTCAGAACCTGCATTTTTTATGGACAGTAGAACGGTAAGTCTTCCAGAAATGCGGTTGTGCGAAGAGAATTCAGGGACAACGAGATCAAGTCAATCTACAACTAAATCAGCTCCAGTATCAGTAAACGAGGCTTCATTTACTGATCCATATCCTCGTTAG
- the LOC11411918 gene encoding cysteine-rich receptor-like protein kinase 10, translated as MRFKICCSFLLLIITTFLCYETIAQPDFTPRCADDNGNYTKNSTYQQNLNTLLSTLTSNTEITYGFYNFSFGEDNNKVYAIGLCRGDVNPNDCRSCLNNSRVLLTQKCPNQKEAIGWIDKCMLRYASTSIFGQMETEPGLSLWNPFNATDVDNYNKVLNKLLNDLKNQAATGDSLKKYATANVTGPNFQDIYSLMQCTPDVSYLDCNQCLVQAIASLPSCCENKIGGRVIGPSCILRYERYLFYELPVHPLPPPPTSPSTNHKGKNHTSRTSIIIAIPIVIVVLVLCFICIYLRLQVKKPRESIKIPSADDEEITTFESLQLPFDTLKVATNDFSDSNKLGEGGFGAVYQGRLSNGQAIAVKRLSINSGQGDREFKNEVLLMAKLQHRNLVRLLGFTIEGRERLLVYEFIPNKSLDYFIFDSLKKAQLIWEKRYKIIQGIARGVLYLHEDSRLRIIHRDLKASNILLDEDMNAKISDFGMARLILLDQTQANTSRVVGTYGYMAPEYVMHGEFSVKSDVFSFGVLVLEIISGQKNSCIRHGENTEDLLSFAWRSWREGTAANIIDSSLYNSSRNEIMRCIHIGLLCVQDNVTRRPTMANIVLMLSSYSLALSIPSEPAFFMDSRTRSLQEMRLWEEKSGTTRSSQSTSKSAPESVNEASFTDPYPR; from the exons ATGAGATTTAAAATTTGCTGTAGTTTTCTCCTTCTCATCATAACCACATTCCTATGTTATGAAACCATTGCCCAACCAGATTTTACTCCACGATGTGCTGATGATAATGGCAACTACACAAAAAACAGCACATATCAACAAAACCTCAACACACTTTTATCAACTCTAACTTCCAACACAGAAATCACCTACGGTTTCTACAACTTCTCATTCGGCGAAGACAACAACAAAGTATACGCCATAGGATTATGCAGAGGAGATGTTAATCCAAATGATTGCCGCAGTTGTCTTAACAATTCAAGAGTTCTTCTAACACAAAAATGTCCTAACCAAAAAGAAGCAATTGGTTGGATTGACAAATGCATGCTGCGTTACGCAAGTACGTCTATTTTTGGACAGATGGAAACGGAACCTGGATTATCTCTGTGGAATCCGTTTAATGCAACGGATGTGGATAATTACAACAAAGTGTTGAACAAACTGTTGAATGATTTGAAAAATCAAGCTGCAACTGGTGattctttgaaaaaatatgcTACAGCAAATGTAACAG gtccaaattttcaagatATATATAGTCTTATGCAGTGTACACCTGATGTAAGTTACTTGGATTGCAATCAATGTTTGGTTCAAGCTATAGCTAGTCTTCCATCTTGTTGTGAAAATAAGATAGGTGGGAGAGTTATTGGACCAAGTTGTATTCTTAGATATGAAAGATATCTGTTCTATGAACTTCCTGTGCACCCGCTGCCGCCACCACCTACTTCACCATCTACCAATCACAAAG GAAAGAATCATACATCAAGAACTTCCATCATAATAGCAATCccaattgttattgttgttttggTTCTCTGTTTCATCTGCATCTATCTACGACTACAAGTGAAGAAACCAAGGGAAAGTATTAAAA TTCCTTCAGCAGATGATGAAGAAATTACAACCTTTGAGTCATTACAATTACCCTTTGACACTTTAAAAGTTGCTACAAATGACTTCTCAGATTCTAATAAACTTGGGGAAGGCGGATTTGGAGCTGTATATCAG GGTAGGCTCTCTAATGGACAAGCGATCGCTGTTAAAAGGTTGTCCATTAATTCTGGCCAAGGAGATAGAGAGTTTAAGAATGAAGTGCTTTTAATGGCCAAACTTCAACACCGGAATTTAGTTAGACTACTTGGTTTTACTATTGAAGGGAGAGAAAGACTACTTGtctatgaatttattcccaatAAAAGTCTTGACTACTTCATATTTG ATTCACTGAAGAAAGCACAATTAATTTGGGAAAAGCGCTACAAAATCATTCAAGGTATTGCTCGAGGCGTTCTTTACCTTCATGAGGATTCTCGACTGCGTATTATACACCGCGATCTCAAAGCAAGCAACATTCTCCTAGACGAAGACATGAATGCTAAGATTTCAGATTTTGGCATGGCAAGACTAATTCTATTGGATCAAACCCAAGCAAATACAAGTAGAGTTGTTGGAACCTA CGGATATATGGCACCTGAGTATGTAATGCATGGAGAATTTTCAGTGAAATCAGATGTCTTTAGTTTTGGTGTTCTGGTTCTTGAGATTATAAGTGGCCAAAAGAATAGTTGCATTCGTCACGGGGAAAATACGGAGGATCTATTGAGCTTT GCATGGAGAAGTTGGAGGGAAGGAACAGCTGCAAATATTATTGATTCATCACTATACAACAGTTCAAGAAATGAAATCATGAGATGCATTCATATTGGTTTACTTTGCGTCCAAGACAACGTAACTAGAAGACCAACCATGGCTAACATTGTACTCATGCTAAGTAGCTATTCTCTCGCCCTCTCTATACCTTCAGAACCTGCATTTTTTATGGATAGTAGAACTAGAAGCCTTCAAGAGATGAGGCTGTGGGAAGAGAAGTCAGGGACAACAAGATCAAGTCAATCCACAAGTAAATCAGCTCCAGAATCAGTAAATGAGGCTTCATTTACTGATCCATATCCTCGTTAG
- the LOC11413440 gene encoding cysteine-rich receptor-like protein kinase 10, whose protein sequence is MFYELPVHPLPPPRTSPSTNHKGMYACNPSKGATNDFSDSNKLGEGGFGAGRLSNGQTIAVKRLSMNSGQGDIEFKNEVLLMAKLQHRNLVRLLGFTIEGRERLLVYEFIPNKSLDYFIFDPLKKAQLDWEKRYKIIQGIARGVLYLHGDSRLRIIHRDLKASNILLDEDVNAKISDFGMARLILVDQTQANTSRVVET, encoded by the exons atgttctATGAACTTCCTGTGCACCCGCTGCCGCCACCACGTACTTCACCATCTACCAATCACAAAGGTATGTATGCATGTAATCCTTCAAAAGGGGCTACAAATGACTTCTCTGATTCTAATAAACTTGGGGAAGGTGGATTTGGAGCT GGTAGGCTCTCTAATGGACAAACGATCGCTGTTAAAAGGTTGTCCATGAATTCTGGCCAAGGAGATATAGAATTTAAGAATGAAGTGCTTTTAATGGCCAAACTTCAACACCGGAATTTGGTTAGACTACTTGGTTTTACTATTGAAGGGAGAGAAAGACTACTTGtctatgaatttattcccaatAAAAGTCTAGACTACTTCATATTCG ATCCACTGAAGAAAGCACAATTAGATTGGGAGAAGCGCTACAAAATCATTCAAGGCATTGCTCGAGGCGTTCTTTATCTTCATGGGGATTCAAGACTGCGTATTATACACCGCGATCTCAAAGCAAGCAACATTCTCTTAGACGAAGACGTGAATGCTAAGATCTCAGATTTTGGCATGGCAAGACTTATTCTTGTGGATCAAACCCAAGCAAATACAAGTAGAGTTGTTGAAACCTAG
- the LOC112421798 gene encoding protein MAINTENANCE OF MERISTEMS-like, giving the protein MPMGEMTVTLDDVACLTHLPIEGRMLDHGKKMPKHEGAALLMTYLGVAQHEAEKICNQEYDGYISYPRLRDLYTTYLGRANLLAGTEDPEELARVRTYCVRCYLLYLVGCLLFGDRSNKRIELIYLTTMADGYAGMRNYSWGGMTLAYLYGELADACRPGHRALGGSVTLLTAWFLAHFPGFFSVDLNTDYLENYPVAARWKLQKGHGEGITYRSLLDHIQLDDVFVDFRTHTIKADDRDEQAGEDTWRVADGYVLWYTRVSHPQIFPPLSGDLPRPANE; this is encoded by the exons atgccgatgggggagatgactgtaACATTGGACGATGTCGCATGTCTCACGCATCTTCctattgaggggcggatgttggatcatgggaagaagatgcccaagcatgagggagcggcactgCTGATGACGTATCTGGGTGTAGCCCAGCATGAGGCTGAAAAGATCTGCAACCAGGAGTACGAtgggtacattagctacccGAGGCTGAGGGACTTGTATACCAcgtaccttggtagggccaacTTATTGGCGGGTACGGAGGATCCTGAGGAGCTGGCGAGGGTCAGGACATACTGCGTCCGGTGTTACCTTCTGTACTTggtcggatgcttgttgtttggcgatagaagcaacaagcgcatcgagctgatatatttgacgaccatggcggacggctacgcagggatgcgtaattattcctggggagGTATGACCCTCGCCTACCTATACGGCGAGTTGGCGGATGCATGTAGGCCTGGACACAGAGCGCTTGGggggagcgtgacactgctcact gcatggtttttggcgcattttccagGGTTTTTCAGTGTTGATCTCAACACTGACTACCTGGAAAACTATCCGGTtgcagcgaggtggaagctccaaaagggtcatggggaggggatcacgtatcggtcactgctTGATCATATACAGTTAGATGAT GTgttcgtcgacttccgcactcacacgaTTAAGGCGGACGATCGGGATGAGCAGGCAGGAGAGGATACATGGCGGGTGGCGGATGGCTATGTCCTgtggtacactagggtgtctcaccctcagatcttTCCACCTCTTTcaggagatcttccgaggcctGCAAATGAATAG